The following proteins come from a genomic window of Phnomibacter ginsenosidimutans:
- a CDS encoding RidA family protein, producing MRLPVFLLVLLISSFRVSAQQTPEEKIAALGFTLPPTTAPIANYVKWVKVGNVLYTSGHGPTNAQGETIKGKLGATLTIEQGYDAARLTGLQLLATLKSAIGDLSKVKRIVKVLGLVNCTDTFGDQPKVMNGFSDLMVAVFGEKGRHARSAVGTNALPNGMAIEIEMIVELEK from the coding sequence ATGAGACTACCGGTATTTTTGCTCGTTTTGCTAATCAGCAGTTTTAGGGTAAGTGCACAACAAACCCCGGAAGAAAAAATAGCCGCACTTGGTTTTACGCTACCGCCAACTACAGCACCCATTGCTAATTATGTAAAATGGGTGAAAGTGGGAAACGTACTTTATACTTCAGGTCATGGGCCAACCAATGCACAGGGTGAAACCATCAAAGGAAAACTAGGAGCAACCTTAACCATCGAGCAAGGATACGATGCTGCCAGGCTCACTGGTTTACAATTACTGGCCACTTTGAAATCGGCAATTGGTGATTTGAGTAAAGTGAAACGGATTGTAAAAGTGCTTGGTCTGGTGAATTGTACCGACACCTTTGGCGATCAACCGAAAGTGATGAATGGCTTTAGTGATTTGATGGTAGCCGTATTTGGCGAAAAGGGAAGACATGCCCGCAGTGCTGTTGGCACCAATGCA